The following proteins are co-located in the Mesorhizobium australicum WSM2073 genome:
- a CDS encoding caspase family protein, translated as MSSDDNAERDKGLVFVDTAFDRRPATHVMIIGVGAFQSKKLKPVTSPPISARAIADWFLDQKAGFTNPERPLGSLALALSETPPGQAGAQYASVTVPRATFAEVKAAVKDWVKRANTHKDNVMVLFLSSHGESFGRRTAFLLEDYDTDPLEQTAGMTEIEQFITALENAVPTSQLLLFDCCRLKTSLGLPAEEEFGTKLISLSRARDDHGGTRHQWALCSTSLYEEADGRRDKTTVFTDSLLRALNGAAADVSGARWPVRPGILVDRLTQFLRLFARPDGSLQTPAGRAAGSFAITYPGGLDRVKTYVSLSDRARWPRCRTVISDHREVVSTKTAGEAAPFFAEFDLEELKTVTISIDRDGKALGSEILTPRAPVAFVEIGAVPTVETASPVPRRGPSAELVFEFTAAAEVGAGFVVALSRRDGNNPGPLKPVVGGTREKLRLDVEPGAYSAVITLPDGTSVSRELQAEQGASVHSLIVSGPSLHEWLGYATLAGALLASTSISQGPDAVSAPRFPQQPLNPRGPTVTSVARSMPAPSFSELVGVMAKPRDAARLGAAGPRTPALREAAGDRDFLRFDVPEHNPLVFEDAYTQRRGPLWAVLGFGTRIEAAFVPQLGRPSDPNEWSAHLIVAAAPAEGRAATSGIVESYRWSGLLAFLASRDFERGSEVLKVMQGEVREAVRSKMTNPLAAVAGALIAVGAGASELVPRQWLENITNRFPQIPDGPIILARRLMTERSPDFDRISELLEQGFSRGVPFFSLTCDWLARGLESVPGSQEESSQERGLVRRVAARVDPQQAFTVVKLTP; from the coding sequence ATGAGTAGCGACGACAACGCTGAACGCGACAAGGGTCTCGTCTTTGTGGATACCGCTTTCGACCGACGGCCCGCGACCCATGTGATGATCATTGGCGTCGGCGCGTTTCAGAGCAAGAAGCTGAAGCCGGTTACTTCACCGCCGATCTCGGCACGCGCTATCGCCGACTGGTTTCTCGATCAGAAGGCCGGATTCACCAACCCGGAGCGGCCGCTCGGGAGCCTTGCACTGGCCCTCTCTGAAACGCCCCCTGGGCAGGCTGGCGCCCAATATGCAAGCGTAACCGTGCCACGAGCGACGTTTGCCGAGGTGAAGGCTGCAGTGAAGGACTGGGTCAAGCGGGCCAATACGCACAAGGACAACGTGATGGTGCTGTTCCTTTCAAGCCACGGCGAGAGCTTCGGTCGGAGGACAGCCTTCTTACTTGAAGACTACGACACAGACCCGCTTGAGCAGACCGCCGGAATGACCGAGATCGAGCAGTTCATTACAGCGCTCGAGAACGCTGTGCCGACGTCGCAGCTGTTATTGTTCGATTGCTGCCGTTTGAAGACCTCGTTGGGGCTGCCTGCCGAAGAGGAGTTCGGCACCAAGCTGATCTCGCTTTCACGAGCGCGGGACGACCACGGTGGAACGCGCCACCAATGGGCGCTCTGCTCAACTAGCCTCTATGAGGAGGCCGACGGTCGGCGCGATAAGACAACTGTCTTCACCGACAGTTTGCTCCGAGCGCTCAACGGTGCCGCGGCCGACGTGTCGGGGGCTCGCTGGCCGGTTCGACCCGGCATTCTCGTTGACCGGCTCACTCAGTTTCTAAGGCTCTTTGCTCGACCAGACGGGTCGTTGCAGACGCCGGCGGGCCGAGCCGCTGGAAGCTTTGCGATCACCTATCCTGGCGGCCTTGATCGGGTGAAAACCTATGTCAGTCTTTCCGATCGAGCCCGATGGCCACGCTGTCGCACCGTCATCTCAGACCATCGGGAGGTCGTATCTACGAAAACTGCGGGCGAGGCCGCGCCCTTCTTCGCGGAGTTTGACCTCGAAGAACTGAAGACAGTGACGATTTCAATTGATCGGGACGGCAAGGCTCTTGGGTCAGAGATACTTACCCCTCGCGCTCCCGTGGCATTCGTCGAAATCGGAGCGGTACCGACCGTCGAAACCGCCTCGCCAGTCCCGCGTCGCGGCCCCAGCGCCGAATTGGTTTTTGAGTTTACTGCCGCAGCGGAGGTAGGGGCCGGCTTCGTCGTCGCATTGTCGCGGCGCGACGGCAACAACCCCGGTCCACTGAAACCAGTAGTCGGCGGCACTCGCGAAAAGCTGCGCCTTGACGTCGAGCCGGGTGCCTACAGCGCCGTCATTACGCTTCCCGACGGGACGAGCGTCAGCAGGGAACTCCAAGCCGAGCAAGGCGCGAGTGTCCATAGCCTGATTGTCAGCGGCCCTTCCCTGCATGAATGGCTGGGGTATGCGACCTTAGCCGGCGCGCTTCTTGCCAGCACCTCAATATCCCAGGGGCCAGACGCGGTCAGCGCACCTCGATTTCCACAGCAGCCTCTCAATCCTAGAGGACCGACGGTCACCAGTGTCGCCCGTTCAATGCCGGCCCCCTCGTTCTCCGAACTCGTCGGGGTAATGGCCAAGCCGCGCGACGCAGCCCGCCTAGGTGCGGCAGGCCCGCGAACACCCGCCTTGCGGGAGGCAGCGGGCGACCGGGACTTTCTTCGCTTTGATGTGCCCGAGCACAATCCTCTGGTCTTCGAAGACGCCTACACGCAGCGCCGCGGGCCGCTCTGGGCCGTCCTTGGATTCGGTACCCGCATCGAAGCGGCCTTTGTGCCGCAGTTGGGCCGGCCGAGCGACCCAAACGAATGGTCCGCTCACCTAATCGTCGCCGCCGCTCCAGCAGAAGGGCGAGCCGCGACGTCGGGCATCGTCGAGTCATACCGATGGTCCGGCCTGCTGGCGTTCCTCGCTTCGCGCGACTTTGAGCGTGGCTCCGAGGTTCTCAAGGTCATGCAAGGAGAGGTCCGCGAGGCCGTCCGCAGCAAGATGACCAACCCGCTAGCGGCCGTGGCGGGTGCTCTAATCGCAGTGGGAGCCGGAGCATCGGAGCTTGTGCCACGGCAATGGCTCGAGAACATCACCAACCGGTTTCCGCAAATCCCCGACGGGCCTATTATCCTGGCGCGTCGCCT